In Pseudoalteromonas sp. MM1, a single window of DNA contains:
- a CDS encoding SURF1 family protein, with translation MQLILRRKQKLSSFIALCVVVAVVLVCVRLGYWQLARAEQKQQQLTAIAKMQTQGVMSWGQLQAMPTKWNKTGVVVELVGKIINQQYWLLDNQVYQGQVGYDLLVLFKPSQASDALLVNLGWVKAPISRSELPNIQLPKRNITFKAQIKEQNLTSFNLQTNSTKQDLQKRIQSIDLQKLSEQSNQSLFNFMAYRQGAGDALAIPHYKAVVMSPQKHQAYAVQWFLIALACVVVAIFASKKRTNNEK, from the coding sequence GGCGTAAACAAAAGCTTAGCTCATTTATCGCACTTTGCGTTGTGGTAGCTGTGGTGCTGGTATGTGTACGTTTAGGGTATTGGCAATTAGCAAGGGCTGAGCAAAAGCAGCAACAGCTAACAGCTATAGCTAAAATGCAAACCCAAGGTGTAATGAGCTGGGGGCAATTACAGGCCATGCCTACAAAGTGGAATAAAACAGGTGTAGTGGTTGAGCTTGTCGGAAAAATAATAAATCAGCAATACTGGCTTTTAGATAACCAAGTTTACCAAGGGCAAGTCGGTTACGATTTATTGGTTTTATTTAAGCCAAGCCAAGCAAGTGATGCTTTACTCGTTAATTTAGGGTGGGTAAAAGCGCCTATTTCACGCAGCGAATTACCGAACATCCAACTTCCTAAACGTAATATTACGTTTAAAGCGCAGATAAAAGAGCAAAATCTAACGAGCTTTAACTTACAAACCAATTCGACAAAACAAGACCTTCAAAAACGAATTCAATCAATAGATTTACAAAAGCTAAGTGAGCAGAGTAATCAATCGTTATTTAATTTTATGGCTTATCGTCAAGGTGCTGGAGATGCGCTAGCTATACCGCATTACAAAGCGGTGGTGATGAGTCCGCAAAAGCACCAAGCGTATGCAGTGCAATGGTTTTTAATAGCCTTAGCCTGTGTAGTGGTGGCCATTTTTGCCAGTAAAAAGAGGACTAACAATGAAAAATAA